One Cynocephalus volans isolate mCynVol1 chromosome 5, mCynVol1.pri, whole genome shotgun sequence DNA window includes the following coding sequences:
- the SLC22A1 gene encoding solute carrier family 22 member 1, whose amino-acid sequence MPTVDDILEQVGEFGCFQKQAFLTLCLLSLVFAPIYVGIVFLGFTPDHRCLSPGVAELSHRCGWSLAEELNYTVPGLGAADEAFLRQCRRYEVDWNQSTLSCQDPLAGLAANRSHLPLGPCRDGWVYDTPGSSIVTEFDLVCADAWKVDLFQSCVNAGFFLGSLVIGYVADRFGRKLCLLVTALVNALAGVLMALAPDYTSMLLFRLLQGLVSKGTWMAGYTLITEFVGLGSRRTVAILYQMAYTVGLVALPGVAFAIPHWRWLQLAVSLPTFLSLLYYWCVPESPRWLLSQKRNTQAIKIMNHIAQKNGKLPPADLKLLSLEEDVTEKRSPSFADLFRTPHLRKHTFVLMYLWFTVAVLYQGLIMHMGTTSENLHLDFFYSALMEFPAAFVVLVTIDRVGRLYPMATAYLVAGAACFIMTFISHDLHWVNTVIACIGRLGITVVVQMICLVNAELYPTFIRSLGVMVCSSLCDVGGIITPFLVFRLMEIWQGLPLVLFGVLGLVAGGMTLLLPETKGKALPETIKDAENLRRKAKPKEKKNHLQIQTSELRGT is encoded by the exons ATGCCCACCGTGGACGACATACTGGAGCAGGTTGGGGAGTTCGGCTGCTTCCAGAAGCAAGCCTTCCTTACCCTGTGCCTGCTCTCTCTAGTCTTCGCCCCCATCTATGTGGGCATCGTCTTCCTGGGCTTCACTCCCGACCACCGCTGCCTGAGCCCCGGGGTGGCTGAGCTGAGCCATCGCTGTGGCTGGAGCCTGGCCGAGGAGCTCAACTACACGGTGCCGGGCCTGGGGGCTGCAGATGAAGCCTTCCTCCGCCAGTGCCGGCGGTATGAGGTGGACTGGAACCAGAGCACCCTTAGCTGCCAGGACCCGCTGGCTGGTCTGGCCGCCAATAGGAGCCACCTGCCGCTGGGCCCCTGTCGTGACGGCTGGGTATACGACACACCCGGCTCCTCCATTGTCACCGAG TTTGACCTGGTGTGTGCTGACGCCTGGAAGGTGGACCTCTTCCAGTCCTGTGTGAACGCGGGCTTCTTCCTCGGCTCTCTGGTCATTGGCTACGTTGCAGACAG GTTTGGCCGGAAGCTGTGTCTACTGGTGACTGCCCTGGTCAATGCCCTGGCAGGTGTGCTCATGGCCCTGGCACCAGACTACACATCCATGCTTCTGTTCCGCCTACTGCAGGGGCTGGTCAGCAAGGGCACCTGGATGGCTGGCTACACCCTGA TTACAGAATTTGTCGGCTTGGGCTCCAGAAGAACGGTGGCGATCCTGTACCAGATGGCCTACACTGTGGGGCTGGTGGCCCTCCCCGGGGTGGCCTTTGCCATCCCCCACTGGCGCTGGCTCCAGCTGGCCGTCTCCCTGCCCACCTTCCTCTCCCTGCTCTACTACTG GTGTGTGCCCGAGTCCCCCCGGTGGCTGTTATCGCAAAAGAGAAACACTCAAGCGATAAAGATCATGAACCATATAGCTCAAAAGAATGGGAAACTGCCTCCAGCAGATTTAAAG TTGCTCTCTCTTGAAGAGGACGTTACCGAAAAGCGGAGCCCTTCGTTTGCAGACCTGTTCCGCACGCCGCACCTGAGGAAGCACACCTTCGTCCTCATGTACCTCTG GTTCACGGTCGCGGTGCTCTATCAGGGCCTCATCATGCACATGGGCACCACCAGCGAGAACCTCCATCTGGATTTCTTTTACTCTGCTCTGATGGAATTCCCCGCGGCCTTTGTCGTCCTTGTCACCATTGACCGCGTCGGCCGTCTTTACCCGATGGCCACGGCATATCTGGTGGCAGGGGCAGCCTGCTTCATCATGACTTTTATCTCACATG ACCTGCACTGGGTAAATACCGTAATAGCTTGCATTGGCCGATTGGGAATCACCGTCGTGGTCCAGATGATCTGCCTGGTGAATGCTGAGCTGTATCCCACGTTCATCAG GAGCCTTGGAGTGATGGTGTGCTCCTCCCTGTGTGACGTGGGTGGCATCATCACCCCCTTCCTGGTCTTCAGGCTGATGGAGATTTGGCAAGGCCTGCCCCTGGTTTTGTTTG